One Pagrus major chromosome 11, Pma_NU_1.0 genomic region harbors:
- the usp46 gene encoding ubiquitin carboxyl-terminal hydrolase 46: MTVRNIASICNMGTNASALEKDIGPEQFPINEHYFGLVNFGNTCYCNSVLQALYFCRPFRENVLAYKAQQKKKENLLTCLADLFHSIATQKKKVGVIPPKKFISRLRKENDLFDNYMQQDAHEFLNYLLNTVADILQEEKKQEKQNGRLKNNGTAITTEAETENKTEPTWVHDIFQGTLTNETRCLNCETVSSKDEDFLDLSVDVEQNTSITHCLRDFSNTETLCSEYKYYCETCCSKQEAQKRMRVKKLPMILALHLKRFKYMEQLHRYTKLSYRVVFPLELRLFNTSGDAVNLDRMYDLVAVVVHCGSGPNRGHYITIVKSHGFWLLFDDDIVEKIDAQAIEEFYGLTSDISKNSESGYILFYQSRE, from the exons ATGACTGTCAGAAACATCGCCTCCATTTGTAATATG GGCACCAATGCCTCTGCTCTGGAGAAAGACATCGGCCCGGAGCAATTCCCAATCAATGAACACTATTTTGGATTGGTCAAT TTTGGAAACACATGTTACTGTAACTCCGTGCTCCAGGCTCTGTACTTCTGCCGGCCGTTCCGGGAGAACGTGTTGGCTTACAAAGcccagcagaagaagaaggagaaccTGCTCACATGCCTGGCCGACCTCTTCCACTCCATCgccacacagaagaagaaagtggGCGTCATCCCTCCCAAGAAGTTCATCTCCCGCCTACGGAAAGAGAACG ATCTGTTCGACAACTACATGCAACAGGACGCCCACGAATTCCTCAACTACCTGCTGAACACGGTGGCTGAcatcctgcaggaggagaagaagcaggaaAAGCAAAACGGACGCCTCAAGAACAACGGTACCGCCATCACCACTGAGGCCGAGACGGAGAACAAGACTGAGCCAACATGGGTTCACGATATCTTCCAAGGCACCCTGACCAATGAGACACGCTGCCTCAACTGTGAAACA GTGAGCAGCAAAGATGAAGATTTTCTGGATCTTTCTGTGGATGTGGAGCAGAACACATCAATAACACACTGTCTCAG GGACTTCAGTAACACAGAGACTTTGTGCAGTGAATACAAATACTACTGTGAGACATGCTGCAGCAAGCAGGAAGCACAGAAGCG GATGCGTGTGAAGAAGCTTCCCATGATCCTGGCGCTACACCTGAAGAGGTTCAAGTACATGGAGCAGCTGCACCGCTACACCAAGCTCTCCTATCGAGTTGTGTTCCCCCTAGAGCTCCGTCTGTTCAACACGTCCGGTGATGCAGTTAACCTTGATCGCATGTACGATCTCGTGGCTGTGGTGGTTCACTGTGGCAG TGGCCCAAATAGAGGTCATTACATCACCATAGTGAAGAGCCATGGCTTCTGGCTGCTGTTTGATGATGACATCGTGGAG AAAATCGACGCCCAGGCCATCGAGGAGTTTTACGGTCTTACCTCAGACATCTCCAAGAACTCTGAATCGGGATACATCCTCTTCTACCAGTCCAGGGAGTGA